The DNA region TGCTCCTGACCGTGGGCGTGAACATCTTCGTCGGCTCGGCATCGGCCAAGTGGCTGCTGATCGCACCCATTTTCGTGCCCATGCTCATGCAGCTCGGTATCTCGCCGGAGCTGACCCAGGCGGCCTATCGCATTGGTGACTCAGCATCGAACATCATCACGCCGCTGCTGCCGTACTTCCCGCTGATCGTGGTGTTCTGCAAACGCTACTACACCGAATCGGGAATTGGCACGCTGATCTCGCTGATGCTGCCGTACTCGGTCGTGCTTTTCCTGGGCTGGGCGGCCTTCCTGCTGCTCTACTGGTTCATCGGGCTGCCGCTGGGTCTGCAGGCTCCCTACACCTATCCCGGCTGACCGGTAGGGTCTGCCGCCCCCTGAGCGCCTTGCCTCAGGGGGCGCGATCGGCCGGCGGCACTGGCAGGCCGTTAGGCGAAGGCTCCATCAGGTGGCTGACCGGAACCAGCTCGACGCCTTGTTCGTCGAGCCGGGGAATGTGGTTTTCGAGAAACTCGACGGTGGTCTGGTGCGGATGCCCGATGGCAATGGCGCTACCGCGCTCGCGGGCCACCGCAATCAGGCTTTTCCAAGCCTTGGCAATGGCCTCGGGCTGCGGGTCGTGATCGAGAAACACGTGGCGTCGGCCTGATGGCAGTCCGGCCTTCCGGGCCTGTTGTTTCAGCAGCGAGCCCGGCACCGTGTAGCTGTCGAGCACGAATAGCCGGGTGCCGTGCAACCTTTCCAGCAAGTCAATGCTGCCGACCAGGCGGTTCACGGCATCGCCGTCGGTGGTGAAACGGCTGCCCTGGTGATTGTTCAGGCCGATGGCATGCTCGACGCGTTGCGTGGCCCATTGCAGATGGGCTGCCATGCGCATCGGTGTCCACTGGGGTTCGATACAGGTCGCGCGATACTTGCAGTCGTCATGCAGGATGCCCGGCAGGGGCATGTGGATCAGCACCTCGCGTTGTTGCCCGGCGGCGTGGCGTGAAAGCGTCGGAGCCA from Wenzhouxiangella sp. AB-CW3 includes:
- a CDS encoding divergent polysaccharide deacetylase family protein encodes the protein MPGQTTSILRHLDAQVLAVALILFCLPATADQPARVAVVIDDLGYLQTNDRRVLGLDERVAVAIIPDGPLAPTLSRHAAGQQREVLIHMPLPGILHDDCKYRATCIEPQWTPMRMAAHLQWATQRVEHAIGLNNHQGSRFTTDGDAVNRLVGSIDLLERLHGTRLFVLDSYTVPGSLLKQQARKAGLPSGRRHVFLDHDPQPEAIAKAWKSLIAVARERGSAIAIGHPHQTTVEFLENHIPRLDEQGVELVPVSHLMEPSPNGLPVPPADRAP